In a single window of the Zea mays cultivar B73 chromosome 5, Zm-B73-REFERENCE-NAM-5.0, whole genome shotgun sequence genome:
- the LOC103627236 gene encoding protein LITTLE ZIPPER 3 isoform X1 yields the protein MAAVAAMERLNTKLYLQNCYIMKENERLRKAALLLNQENQALLSELKHRLAKSAAGGGGGGSNSNAAAASRASPKPGADADAAAPPSHHQAGGMPAPKPKPK from the exons ATG GCGGCTGTAGCGGCCATGGAGAGGCTGAACACGAAGCTGTACCTGCAGAACTGCTACATCATGAAGGAGAACGAGCGGCTGCGCAAGGCGGCCCTGCTGCTGAACCAGGAGAACCAGGCGCTGCTCTCCGAGCTCAAGCACCGCCTCGCCAAGTCCGCCgccggtggcggtggcggtggcagcAACAGCAACGCGGCAGCGGCGAGCCGcgcctcgcccaagcccggcgccgacgccgacgccgctGCGCCGCCGTCTCATCATCAGGCCGGCGGCATGCCTGCCCCCAAGCCCAAGCCCAAgtag
- the LOC103627236 gene encoding protein LITTLE ZIPPER 3 isoform X2, which yields MERLNTKLYLQNCYIMKENERLRKAALLLNQENQALLSELKHRLAKSAAGGGGGGSNSNAAAASRASPKPGADADAAAPPSHHQAGGMPAPKPKPK from the coding sequence ATGGAGAGGCTGAACACGAAGCTGTACCTGCAGAACTGCTACATCATGAAGGAGAACGAGCGGCTGCGCAAGGCGGCCCTGCTGCTGAACCAGGAGAACCAGGCGCTGCTCTCCGAGCTCAAGCACCGCCTCGCCAAGTCCGCCgccggtggcggtggcggtggcagcAACAGCAACGCGGCAGCGGCGAGCCGcgcctcgcccaagcccggcgccgacgccgacgccgctGCGCCGCCGTCTCATCATCAGGCCGGCGGCATGCCTGCCCCCAAGCCCAAGCCCAAgtag